Proteins encoded together in one Rossellomorea sp. y25 window:
- a CDS encoding Ig-like domain-containing protein, with protein MKKVLILVMVLGLFGMPFYSVEVAKANGDTAAPSDDQLAKRVIVKLKKPVDKAAIEGYEVLANQENDAAPIVTMDVPEGQDVESFIKDLENDRDVEYAEPDHLIKLNHVPNDSYYSVQWHHQMIESERAWDQIRGSSDVVVAVIDNGVDMDHQDLRDRIVSPYDTVFDSPYTLTKGDHGTHVAGIIGSSMDNWTGVTGVSPFTSIMPIDAFTDEYAYSSDVIQGIYYAVHNGADIINMSLGSYNYSYSYNEAIQYAYNNGVVVVAAAGNENTSLTHYPSSYPNVISVASTDRYDQKSYFSNYGSEIDIAAPGSSIFSSLPYNSYGTMSGTSMASPVVAGVAALIVANEPDLTNAQVEQRLYATADDLGESGKDDYFGHGRVNARKAVGVARYVAPPQVSQVYDYSTYVEGTVETGDDSYIEVTNGQQVIGNGFPYGGSFYIDIPKQPAGTTLWVTVTDGDTTSEATSITVMDGTSPDVPTVNEVTDRHTSVTGKAEAGATVEVKAGPEIIGSSTSDGSFTVGIAKQKAGTELSVYAIDGSGNQSGSAVVTVKDKTAPAKPTVNPIGDNSTAVTGKAEVGSIVVAKVGSTELGRATTNSSGAYTITISKQKVGTEISVYAADAIGNQSETVNVTVEDKIAPAKPTVNPVGDQSTSITGKAEANATVFAKVGSAEIGKTSANSTGDFTLAISKQKAGTEISVYAVDAVGNKGEATTVKVEDKTAPAKPTVNPVGDNSLSITGKAEANTNVLAKVGSTELGRATANSNGDFTITISKQKAGTEVSVYSVDASGNHSETVKVTVEDKTSPAKPTVNPVGDQSTSITGKAEANSTVYASSDSTEIGKTSANNNGEFTIAISKQKAGTELSVHAEDQAGNKSAIAKVQVEKGKPQLKTLIGTTRYSTAVEVSKQGWETSSTVFLVNGGAIADGLTATPLASAHDAPILLTTKGTLPAETEAELKRLGTKKIVLIGGSGVISDEVKGALLKVGYSVSRIGGKDRYETSLLIAKQLDKSVDVTEAYLAYGRGEPDALSIAVQSGKVKQPIILSEKKSVPKATYDWLKSEDLSNAHFIGGAAVLDAAIMKEINSITTKNVEGNRISGLSRHDTNAKVIEKFYTENHYPTILIAKSETAKLVDALSAGPLASKLGVPVLLVSQKGLERSQIDTIEGKTSSEVHQIGGGINEAVVGEVLKYMD; from the coding sequence ATGAAAAAAGTTTTGATTTTGGTGATGGTTTTAGGTTTATTTGGTATGCCTTTTTATTCTGTTGAAGTGGCAAAGGCAAATGGAGATACTGCTGCTCCTTCAGATGATCAATTAGCAAAACGAGTGATTGTGAAGTTGAAAAAGCCAGTGGATAAAGCAGCTATTGAGGGGTATGAGGTATTGGCAAATCAAGAAAATGATGCCGCTCCGATTGTGACAATGGATGTCCCTGAAGGGCAGGATGTGGAATCTTTTATAAAGGATCTAGAGAATGATCGTGATGTAGAGTATGCAGAACCTGATCACTTGATTAAATTGAACCACGTACCGAATGACTCTTATTATAGTGTTCAGTGGCACCACCAAATGATCGAGTCCGAAAGAGCATGGGATCAAATAAGAGGTTCATCGGATGTGGTGGTGGCTGTCATTGACAATGGTGTGGATATGGATCATCAGGATTTGAGAGATCGTATTGTTTCTCCTTATGATACAGTGTTCGATTCCCCCTACACCCTGACCAAAGGTGATCATGGTACCCATGTAGCGGGAATAATAGGGAGTTCCATGGACAACTGGACTGGGGTAACAGGTGTTTCTCCATTTACGAGTATCATGCCGATTGATGCATTTACAGATGAATATGCTTATTCTTCTGATGTTATCCAGGGAATTTACTATGCAGTCCATAACGGGGCAGACATTATTAATATGAGTTTAGGTAGCTATAATTATAGTTACTCTTATAATGAAGCGATTCAATATGCATATAATAATGGAGTGGTTGTAGTGGCAGCGGCAGGGAATGAAAATACGAGTTTAACTCATTATCCTTCTTCCTACCCGAATGTCATCTCTGTGGCATCGACAGATCGCTATGATCAAAAATCGTATTTTTCAAACTATGGAAGTGAAATTGATATAGCCGCACCCGGTTCTTCCATTTTTTCTTCTTTACCCTATAATTCATACGGAACCATGAGCGGAACTTCCATGGCTTCACCAGTGGTAGCCGGGGTAGCAGCACTTATAGTAGCAAATGAACCTGATTTGACAAATGCTCAAGTCGAACAACGTTTGTATGCTACAGCCGATGACCTCGGTGAATCAGGGAAGGACGACTATTTTGGGCATGGCCGTGTGAATGCCAGAAAAGCAGTCGGAGTTGCCCGCTATGTAGCACCTCCTCAAGTCTCACAAGTATATGATTACTCTACATATGTAGAAGGAACCGTTGAAACAGGCGATGATAGTTATATTGAAGTAACCAATGGACAACAAGTCATTGGAAACGGATTTCCTTATGGAGGAAGTTTTTATATTGATATTCCAAAACAACCGGCAGGGACGACTCTATGGGTAACCGTGACAGACGGTGATACCACAAGTGAAGCAACGTCCATTACGGTAATGGACGGAACAAGCCCTGATGTTCCAACCGTGAATGAAGTAACCGACCGCCACACCTCAGTGACTGGAAAAGCGGAAGCAGGGGCGACGGTAGAGGTCAAAGCCGGACCTGAAATCATCGGGTCTTCGACGAGTGATGGATCATTCACAGTCGGAATCGCTAAACAAAAAGCGGGAACGGAATTAAGCGTTTATGCCATCGATGGATCTGGAAACCAAAGTGGATCAGCAGTGGTGACGGTAAAGGACAAAACAGCGCCTGCTAAACCAACTGTTAACCCGATAGGCGACAACTCGACTGCCGTCACAGGGAAAGCAGAAGTGGGCTCTATAGTGGTTGCAAAAGTGGGTTCAACAGAGCTGGGCCGAGCAACGACTAACAGTAGTGGTGCTTATACCATTACAATCAGTAAACAAAAAGTAGGTACCGAAATAAGTGTATATGCAGCGGATGCTATAGGAAATCAGAGTGAAACAGTAAATGTTACTGTCGAAGACAAAATAGCACCAGCGAAGCCGACTGTGAATCCAGTAGGGGATCAGTCAACGTCGATTACAGGAAAAGCGGAAGCAAACGCAACTGTGTTTGCAAAAGTCGGATCAGCAGAGATTGGAAAGACATCTGCAAACAGCACAGGTGATTTTACTTTGGCGATCAGCAAGCAAAAAGCAGGCACGGAGATTAGTGTGTATGCAGTAGATGCTGTCGGTAACAAAGGTGAAGCGACAACTGTAAAGGTTGAAGATAAGACAGCTCCAGCAAAACCAACCGTAAATCCAGTAGGAGATAATTCGCTTTCTATCACTGGAAAAGCAGAAGCGAACACTAATGTGCTTGCTAAAGTTGGTTCAACTGAGCTTGGCAGAGCCACTGCGAACAGTAATGGTGATTTTACCATTACAATCAGTAAGCAAAAAGCGGGTACAGAAGTAAGTGTGTATTCAGTGGATGCATCAGGAAATCACAGTGAAACAGTAAAAGTTACTGTCGAAGATAAAACGTCACCAGCGAAGCCGACTGTAAATCCTGTAGGAGACCAGTCAACGTCGATTACAGGAAAAGCAGAAGCGAATTCCACAGTCTATGCGAGTTCAGATTCAACGGAAATCGGGAAAACATCTGCGAATAATAATGGTGAATTCACGATTGCAATCAGTAAACAAAAAGCAGGCACCGAACTCAGTGTGCATGCAGAAGACCAAGCAGGTAACAAGAGTGCCATTGCTAAAGTACAAGTTGAGAAAGGAAAACCTCAACTGAAAACCCTGATCGGCACAACGAGGTATTCAACCGCTGTTGAAGTATCGAAACAGGGGTGGGAAACATCCTCAACAGTATTTTTAGTTAACGGTGGTGCGATTGCAGATGGTTTAACCGCCACACCATTAGCTTCTGCACACGACGCACCAATTCTACTGACAACAAAAGGGACGTTGCCAGCAGAAACAGAAGCAGAATTAAAACGACTTGGCACGAAGAAAATTGTATTAATCGGTGGTAGCGGGGTTATTTCCGATGAGGTAAAAGGAGCACTTTTGAAGGTGGGTTATAGTGTTTCTCGTATTGGAGGTAAAGATCGTTACGAAACCTCTTTACTCATTGCAAAGCAGCTCGATAAATCAGTCGATGTGACGGAAGCATATCTTGCTTATGGAAGAGGGGAACCGGATGCACTGTCGATTGCGGTCCAATCTGGAAAGGTGAAACAACCGATCATTCTTTCAGAGAAAAAATCTGTTCCTAAAGCCACGTATGACTGGTTGAAATCGGAAGATTTATCGAACGCTCACTTTATCGGGGGAGCAGCGGTACTTGATGCAGCCATCATGAAAGAAATAAATAGCATCACAACTAAGAATGTGGAGGGCAACCGTATCAGCGGCCTTTCCCGACATGATACCAATGCGAAAGTGATAGAAAAATTCTACACAGAAAATCACTATCCAACCATTTTAATTGCCAAATCCGAAACAGCCAAACTGGTTGACGCCCTATCAGCAGGTCCACTTGCGTCTAAACTCGGCGTACCAGTACTGCTCGTTTCACAAAAAGGACTGGAAAGATCTCAGATTGATACTATTGAAGGTAAGACTTCTTCAGAAGTTCATCAGATTGGTGGGGGGATTAATGAAGCAGTGGTAGGAGAGGTTTTAAAGTATATGGATTGA
- a CDS encoding GDYXXLXY domain-containing protein, producing the protein MKKVISLTYLFGVVFLLASALYFFASNWQVFSRLEKVALAGFLIVLFYGAAFLLDRVLKGAHFLSNWLMVSGVISFGLSVALLGQLYNSHADSFLLFLVWSIPALLFSLNTRYSGFYVLTHILIHLTIYFYLFPSSPFGHWTLAHTWIAFGVGILNTLLFLIIKKGYLASKPLLYLSLISANLLLMVTAFDNEYSVFFTLFYVFILAVGVYRYFHKETSIFIILSMFGTGFIIIKMFELMARYVSSLFFVGLLFAAVLLLTGSVFLVNYLRKHSSSRHWTKIIFIASVTTIASVFIVASVFGLLSLLMVDVSMVTLFVFATVFLVIPSTLTSWPSPVKYSLMMTGIIIGMTASVFDEFSFVMFLVLAYVFYVEKRSAARFVFYLLFQLNTAIFLGQTLDLGTHPLLVVMTLLNVAVYLATYKKYILQYGAFLIGFLAFFSLTTIVLSLTLHIVYTALFFLTATGCVYYFKKQDRTFYWVSSLVFWFMLIVQLYYDLAWKLVHKSLLLAVLGILFLMMAVYLDRKVGSDQKSHSMLAGKRLGIILIILLQAGWVGYQVYSNETLLKNGETIVLELQPVDPRSLLQGDYVELNYTISQLEDTSIEDNGPITIVLRKNAQGIHEHVGIYRFNEKWNTPYEKKPGDVLLNGKVTNSWDNNAQITYGIEHFFIPEGTGLDVEGKVKAAVVKVSDKGNGILVRLRD; encoded by the coding sequence ATGAAAAAAGTGATTTCACTGACGTATTTATTCGGGGTTGTGTTTTTATTGGCAAGTGCACTTTATTTTTTCGCTTCTAACTGGCAGGTGTTTTCGCGGCTTGAGAAAGTGGCTTTGGCGGGATTTTTGATTGTATTGTTCTATGGGGCAGCTTTTCTGTTGGACCGTGTGTTAAAGGGGGCCCACTTCCTTTCAAACTGGCTGATGGTCAGCGGGGTGATTTCCTTCGGCTTGTCCGTCGCCTTACTCGGGCAGCTGTACAATTCCCATGCGGACAGTTTCTTGCTGTTCCTTGTCTGGTCTATTCCGGCGCTTTTATTCAGCTTGAACACAAGGTATAGCGGATTTTACGTATTAACCCATATCCTCATCCATTTGACGATTTATTTTTATCTGTTCCCTTCATCTCCATTCGGGCACTGGACACTCGCCCATACATGGATCGCGTTTGGAGTAGGAATTCTGAACACTCTCTTATTTTTGATCATTAAAAAAGGCTACCTTGCATCAAAGCCGCTCCTTTATCTGAGCCTGATCTCAGCCAATCTCCTCCTTATGGTCACAGCATTCGATAACGAGTATTCCGTTTTCTTTACCCTGTTTTATGTTTTCATCCTGGCCGTTGGCGTGTACAGGTACTTTCATAAAGAAACATCCATCTTCATCATCCTTTCGATGTTTGGAACAGGCTTTATCATCATCAAAATGTTCGAGTTGATGGCAAGGTATGTATCCAGCCTTTTCTTTGTCGGTCTCTTATTTGCCGCCGTTCTGTTACTAACGGGAAGTGTTTTTCTTGTGAACTATTTACGGAAGCATTCCTCTTCCCGTCATTGGACAAAGATAATCTTCATTGCAAGTGTCACGACCATCGCCTCTGTTTTCATCGTGGCGTCTGTTTTCGGACTGCTTTCATTGCTCATGGTCGATGTCTCAATGGTCACTCTATTTGTATTCGCGACGGTATTTCTCGTCATCCCAAGCACGTTGACCAGCTGGCCGTCTCCTGTAAAGTATTCACTCATGATGACCGGTATCATCATCGGGATGACAGCAAGTGTGTTTGATGAATTTTCGTTTGTGATGTTTCTCGTTCTGGCCTATGTGTTTTATGTTGAGAAACGGTCCGCTGCGAGGTTTGTATTCTACTTACTCTTTCAATTGAACACAGCAATCTTCTTGGGCCAAACCCTGGATCTAGGTACCCATCCCCTCCTTGTCGTGATGACGCTCTTGAATGTTGCCGTGTACCTTGCTACTTATAAAAAATATATCCTACAATATGGAGCGTTTCTCATTGGCTTCCTTGCCTTTTTCTCGTTAACTACAATCGTCCTTTCATTAACGCTTCATATTGTCTATACCGCTCTGTTTTTTCTGACCGCGACAGGCTGCGTCTATTACTTCAAAAAGCAGGACCGCACCTTCTATTGGGTTTCATCGCTGGTATTCTGGTTCATGCTTATCGTCCAGCTGTATTATGATCTGGCCTGGAAGCTCGTCCATAAATCCCTGCTTTTAGCCGTGTTGGGAATCCTCTTCTTAATGATGGCGGTTTATCTGGATAGGAAAGTTGGTTCTGATCAGAAATCACACTCAATGCTTGCCGGTAAGAGACTCGGAATCATTCTGATCATACTTCTTCAAGCGGGATGGGTTGGGTACCAGGTTTATTCCAACGAGACCCTTTTAAAAAATGGGGAAACGATCGTACTGGAACTTCAACCTGTCGATCCGAGATCTCTCCTCCAGGGTGACTATGTGGAATTGAATTACACGATTTCTCAGCTTGAAGACACCTCCATTGAAGACAACGGACCCATCACTATTGTGTTGCGCAAAAATGCACAAGGCATCCATGAACATGTGGGTATTTATCGCTTTAACGAGAAATGGAATACTCCTTACGAAAAGAAACCCGGTGATGTCCTACTCAACGGAAAAGTTACAAACTCATGGGACAACAACGCCCAGATCACATATGGAATCGAACATTTCTTCATCCCGGAAGGAACCGGGCTGGATGTTGAGGGGAAAGTGAAGGCTGCAGTGGTGAAGGTAAGTGATAAGGGGAATGGGATTTTGGTGCGGTTAAGGGACTAG
- a CDS encoding ferredoxin: MGKYTIIDQETCIACGSCGVSSPEVYDYDEEGLAFVLLDDNKGTTPIPEEFMEDVEEAYEDCPTESIKLSDTPFG, from the coding sequence ATGGGTAAATACACGATCATAGACCAGGAAACCTGTATTGCCTGCGGATCATGCGGAGTATCCTCCCCTGAAGTATACGACTACGACGAAGAAGGACTGGCATTTGTCTTGTTGGATGATAACAAAGGGACAACACCAATTCCGGAAGAATTCATGGAAGACGTGGAAGAAGCATATGAAGACTGTCCGACGGAATCTATTAAACTGTCGGATACGCCGTTTGGGTGA
- a CDS encoding NAD(P)/FAD-dependent oxidoreductase, producing the protein MEKGPVFDVTIIGGGPTGLFTAFYAGMRQMSVKIIESMPQLGGQLSALYPEKYIYDVAGFPKVLAKDLVDGLKEQAFQFNPSVSLGQTVEKVERLPDGSFLLTANNGEVHQTKTIIVTAGAGAFKPRPLGIEGLDEEYQNLHYFVNDLQRFKDRKVMVCGGGDSAVDWANMLEPIASEVTLVHRRDKFRAHEHSVQQLMNSNVRIMTPYNVAELNTESSTIRHVVLHRAKEERTEIVDVDDVLVNYGFISSLGPIKDWELQIEKNSIVVDYKMETDIKGIFAVGDIATYQGKIKLIATGFGEAPVAVSHAKQYVDPSARVQPLHSTSVMGQTDKKETIKA; encoded by the coding sequence ATGGAAAAAGGTCCAGTTTTTGATGTCACAATCATCGGGGGAGGACCGACAGGATTATTTACGGCTTTTTACGCAGGGATGCGTCAGATGAGCGTGAAGATCATAGAAAGTATGCCTCAATTAGGAGGCCAGCTGTCGGCTCTGTACCCGGAAAAATATATTTATGATGTAGCGGGGTTCCCTAAAGTGCTTGCGAAGGATTTAGTTGACGGCTTAAAGGAGCAAGCCTTTCAGTTCAATCCTTCTGTAAGTCTGGGTCAGACTGTGGAAAAAGTGGAAAGGCTTCCTGATGGGTCTTTTTTATTAACGGCGAATAATGGGGAAGTCCACCAGACCAAAACCATCATCGTCACAGCAGGTGCGGGGGCATTCAAGCCACGCCCGCTGGGAATCGAAGGGTTAGACGAGGAATATCAGAACCTTCATTATTTCGTTAATGATCTACAACGCTTCAAAGACAGGAAAGTGATGGTCTGCGGAGGCGGGGATTCAGCGGTCGATTGGGCGAATATGCTCGAACCGATTGCAAGCGAGGTAACACTCGTTCATAGAAGGGATAAGTTCAGGGCCCATGAACACAGTGTTCAGCAGCTAATGAATTCGAATGTCAGGATCATGACCCCCTACAATGTAGCGGAATTGAATACAGAGAGCTCCACGATTCGTCACGTCGTCCTTCACCGCGCGAAAGAGGAGCGGACTGAAATTGTTGATGTGGATGATGTTCTTGTCAATTACGGTTTCATTTCTTCACTTGGTCCCATAAAAGACTGGGAGCTTCAAATCGAGAAGAATTCAATTGTCGTCGATTATAAAATGGAGACGGATATAAAAGGGATCTTTGCCGTCGGCGATATCGCCACCTATCAAGGGAAAATCAAACTGATCGCCACCGGGTTCGGCGAGGCACCTGTAGCCGTAAGCCATGCCAAACAATATGTCGATCCCAGTGCACGCGTGCAGCCATTACATAGTACAAGCGTGATGGGGCAAACGGATAAGAAAGAAACCATCAAAGCGTAA
- a CDS encoding RidA family protein: protein MEKQLIKVEDRLEEMGLILPEKPKPSGHYLGSVRADPFLFVSGVTCKWNGDLPYKGRVGVDVSIEEGYEAARLTTLNQLAIVKDVLGCFSLIERVVKVTGYVSCEAGFPDVPKVINGSSDLLVELFGENGKHARCAVGVSSLPGNAAVETDLLLLLKKL from the coding sequence GTGGAGAAACAATTGATAAAGGTTGAAGACAGGCTTGAAGAAATGGGACTGATCCTGCCCGAAAAGCCTAAACCGTCGGGGCATTACTTAGGGTCGGTACGAGCGGATCCATTTTTATTCGTCAGCGGGGTGACCTGTAAGTGGAATGGAGATCTCCCCTACAAAGGAAGGGTTGGAGTGGATGTATCGATAGAGGAAGGATACGAGGCCGCGCGGTTGACGACACTTAATCAGCTCGCAATCGTGAAGGATGTATTGGGATGCTTCAGCCTTATCGAACGTGTCGTGAAAGTCACAGGATATGTCAGTTGTGAAGCAGGTTTTCCAGATGTTCCGAAGGTGATCAATGGTTCATCCGATCTGCTGGTTGAATTGTTCGGGGAAAATGGGAAGCATGCCAGATGTGCAGTGGGAGTCAGTTCCCTGCCAGGCAATGCAGCGGTAGAGACGGACTTGCTTCTTTTGTTAAAGAAGTTATAG
- a CDS encoding 2Fe-2S iron-sulfur cluster-binding protein, translating to MPKINYSTSGKVLDVPENSNILRMSLRYDGDLPNKCGGGICGSCLCKIEEGAENLDNVKVQERRKLGEEWLEKGYRLGCQTFVTDGDVTISWDEETTKVVKKRKPDKIQKQVVNK from the coding sequence ATGCCTAAAATCAATTATTCTACAAGTGGAAAAGTTCTGGATGTACCTGAAAACTCAAATATATTACGAATGTCCTTACGATACGATGGCGATCTTCCTAACAAATGCGGTGGGGGGATATGCGGAAGCTGCCTTTGCAAGATCGAAGAGGGAGCTGAGAACCTGGACAACGTGAAGGTTCAGGAACGGAGAAAGCTCGGCGAAGAATGGCTTGAAAAAGGATATCGCTTAGGGTGCCAAACATTTGTCACGGATGGGGATGTCACGATTTCCTGGGATGAAGAAACAACAAAGGTTGTGAAGAAAAGAAAACCGGATAAAATCCAAAAACAAGTAGTCAATAAATAA
- a CDS encoding aspartate dehydrogenase: MLKVGLIGYGAIGKDVVSYIKEDKVEGTEVHAILVRNSEQYEELKTESFMVRDSEETFFSSGLDVIIECAGHDAVYQYAVKSLSTGSHFITVSVGAFSDVELYEEVVEAARKYGRKLILPSAAIGGLDRIAASSINELDEVKLITRKPPEAWRGTVAEAKVDLDTIKEEFTIYEGTARESAKLFPQSTNVSAALSIAGVGFDQTKVQVLVDPGVKNNTHQIVAKGYFGEVELTIQNTPSADNPKSGYIVAMSICKALNNLTSPVVIGI; this comes from the coding sequence ATGTTAAAAGTAGGATTAATCGGGTACGGCGCGATCGGGAAAGATGTTGTCTCCTATATAAAGGAAGATAAGGTAGAGGGGACAGAGGTGCACGCGATTCTCGTAAGGAACTCAGAGCAATATGAAGAATTAAAGACTGAGAGTTTCATGGTGAGGGATAGCGAGGAAACCTTCTTCTCTTCCGGACTGGACGTAATCATAGAATGTGCGGGCCATGATGCTGTCTATCAATATGCAGTGAAATCCCTATCAACGGGCAGTCACTTTATAACGGTATCTGTAGGAGCGTTCTCTGATGTGGAGCTATATGAGGAAGTCGTCGAAGCAGCAAGGAAGTATGGCCGTAAATTGATTCTTCCTTCAGCTGCCATAGGAGGCTTGGACCGCATCGCTGCGTCCTCCATCAATGAGCTGGATGAAGTAAAGCTCATTACCCGCAAACCACCGGAGGCATGGAGAGGAACGGTCGCTGAAGCAAAAGTAGATTTAGATACCATCAAGGAAGAATTTACAATCTATGAAGGTACAGCCCGTGAATCTGCTAAACTCTTTCCGCAGAGTACGAATGTTTCTGCTGCCCTCAGCATTGCCGGGGTAGGGTTTGATCAAACGAAGGTACAGGTACTGGTAGACCCGGGAGTGAAGAATAATACCCATCAGATCGTAGCAAAGGGATACTTCGGCGAGGTGGAACTGACCATCCAGAATACCCCGTCGGCAGACAATCCTAAATCGGGCTACATTGTAGCCATGAGCATTTGCAAAGCCTTGAATAACCTTACTTCCCCTGTTGTCATTGGGATTTGA
- a CDS encoding GntR family transcriptional regulator: MKWEEEELLSIRERAYIYLKDLILGGEYKPGDRLIEREVASKLNISRTPIREALFRLESQGFVKTVPRKGVIVSNISEEEVIEVFTILSSLEVLAAKLAAQKMDDDIQQEFNEKIEKLEALEKGEGEGIDTEHIEMNLLLYKAAKSPKLFQILSGLTDYIQMSASMGYETPGRRKESLKEHIQIMKAVRDKEADMAEFLTKIHIENSKKAYIHFIEKQKEKVKKK, translated from the coding sequence ATGAAGTGGGAAGAAGAGGAATTACTTTCAATCCGTGAGCGTGCATATATTTATTTAAAAGATTTGATTCTGGGCGGAGAATACAAGCCAGGTGACCGCCTGATCGAGAGGGAAGTGGCAAGTAAACTGAATATCAGCCGGACCCCGATTCGTGAAGCACTGTTCCGGCTTGAATCTCAAGGCTTCGTCAAGACAGTCCCTAGAAAAGGCGTCATTGTTTCCAATATATCTGAAGAGGAAGTCATCGAAGTGTTTACGATTCTTTCTTCACTCGAGGTCTTGGCTGCAAAGCTTGCCGCGCAGAAAATGGATGACGACATACAACAAGAGTTCAATGAGAAGATCGAAAAGCTGGAAGCGTTGGAAAAAGGTGAGGGAGAAGGGATCGATACGGAACATATCGAGATGAACCTCCTCCTCTATAAAGCCGCCAAAAGCCCGAAGCTTTTCCAAATCCTTTCCGGGTTGACCGATTATATTCAGATGTCTGCCAGTATGGGATACGAAACCCCGGGACGCAGGAAGGAATCCTTAAAGGAGCATATCCAAATCATGAAAGCGGTAAGGGATAAAGAAGCGGATATGGCCGAATTCTTAACGAAGATCCACATTGAAAATTCCAAAAAAGCCTATATCCATTTCATCGAAAAGCAAAAAGAAAAAGTGAAGAAAAAATAA
- a CDS encoding chromate transporter: protein MIYWDIFWAFFISNLLGYGGGPSTIPLIQNEVVNRYEWMTLGEFGDLFAIANVLPGPIATKMAGFIGYEMGGVLGMVIALAATILPSAIAVIILFKFVNLFKDSPQVKLMTLSVQPVIAVLLGVLAYQFFLSAFEKSGVLHLVILTAAGFLVMKKLKVHPALVIVCALFYGGIFLSN, encoded by the coding sequence ATGATCTATTGGGATATTTTCTGGGCGTTTTTCATCTCGAATCTCCTTGGGTATGGCGGCGGGCCATCAACGATTCCATTGATTCAGAACGAAGTGGTCAACCGCTATGAATGGATGACCCTGGGCGAGTTCGGGGATCTGTTCGCGATTGCAAACGTCCTGCCCGGACCGATCGCGACGAAGATGGCAGGGTTCATCGGCTATGAAATGGGAGGCGTGTTGGGGATGGTGATTGCCCTTGCAGCAACCATTCTTCCATCAGCGATCGCCGTCATCATCCTTTTCAAATTCGTGAACCTTTTCAAGGATTCCCCGCAGGTAAAGCTGATGACACTATCCGTACAGCCCGTCATTGCCGTTTTACTCGGGGTACTGGCATATCAATTCTTCCTGTCCGCCTTTGAAAAAAGCGGAGTATTGCATCTTGTGATCCTGACTGCTGCAGGCTTTCTAGTCATGAAAAAGCTTAAGGTCCATCCGGCACTTGTGATTGTATGTGCACTATTTTATGGAGGAATCTTTTTATCGAATTAA
- a CDS encoding chromate transporter yields MKSYLDLTVGFARTGVTGYGGGPSTIPLIEYEAVKKYEWMTEDEFGQTLALANTLPGPIATKMAAYIGYKVNGNLGAAVAILAHILPSLFGMLFMLGLLYKYRTSPIVGGMVQGVTPIIGIMLLEMAYKFADKARKGLGLPIAFGLGGVSLVLIQFLNLHPGIMIGACLLGAFIVAAYKNRRKEVSEDMYEPRKEKSV; encoded by the coding sequence ATGAAATCTTATTTGGACCTTACGGTTGGTTTTGCCAGAACGGGAGTGACCGGATATGGGGGAGGACCCTCCACCATACCATTGATCGAATATGAAGCAGTGAAGAAATACGAATGGATGACAGAGGATGAGTTCGGCCAGACCCTGGCACTTGCCAACACGCTGCCGGGTCCGATCGCTACGAAGATGGCTGCGTATATCGGATACAAAGTGAATGGTAACCTGGGAGCGGCAGTAGCGATCCTGGCCCATATCCTTCCTTCTTTGTTTGGAATGTTATTCATGCTCGGCCTCCTTTACAAGTACCGGACGTCCCCGATTGTAGGGGGAATGGTGCAGGGAGTGACGCCGATCATCGGGATCATGCTGCTTGAGATGGCGTACAAGTTCGCAGACAAGGCACGTAAAGGTCTCGGGCTGCCCATCGCATTTGGGCTGGGTGGCGTTTCCCTTGTACTGATCCAGTTCCTGAATCTACATCCGGGAATCATGATCGGGGCTTGCCTACTTGGAGCCTTTATCGTGGCCGCATATAAGAACCGGAGGAAAGAAGTGTCTGAAGACATGTATGAGCCAAGAAAGGAAAAGAGCGTATGA